The Saprospiraceae bacterium genome includes a window with the following:
- a CDS encoding VWA domain-containing protein — protein MFRFEESVVLYLLALIPVLVLFYYWMNRKLQSRIQKFGSSELILRLLKGKSGKSLHIRYTLEITGIALLILAASNPQWGTKKEKVKVEKSDIFIGLDISNSMNARDISPSRLDRAKKFAESLIQNHKGDRIGLILFAGAAYLQMPLTTDYAAAQMFVRSANSDMAGTQGTDIRGAIELAENVTRTSQHQKALVIISDGEDHDGEAVKAAQKASENGITIFTVGVGTEEGAMIMSNENGRSAYKTDEEGNPVRSRLNIDMLKDVAGAGGGSFFLIGEGSDALSELKVQLEKIQKREVDRKSFTEYNSYFPYFIFLGIVLLMVSFFINPVKKTV, from the coding sequence ATGTTCAGATTTGAAGAAAGTGTGGTTTTGTATTTGTTGGCATTGATTCCGGTGCTGGTACTTTTTTATTATTGGATGAATCGGAAATTGCAATCCAGGATACAAAAATTTGGTTCGTCTGAATTGATTTTGAGGCTTTTGAAAGGAAAATCCGGCAAATCACTTCATATTCGATATACCCTTGAGATTACAGGAATCGCTCTTCTGATCCTGGCAGCATCGAATCCTCAATGGGGAACCAAAAAAGAAAAAGTGAAGGTTGAAAAATCAGATATCTTCATTGGCCTCGATATTTCCAATAGTATGAATGCACGGGATATCAGTCCTTCGAGATTGGACAGGGCTAAAAAATTTGCTGAGTCCCTGATTCAGAATCACAAAGGAGACAGGATAGGATTAATTCTGTTTGCCGGAGCTGCTTATCTTCAGATGCCACTTACGACTGATTATGCCGCAGCTCAGATGTTTGTCCGCTCTGCCAATTCTGATATGGCAGGCACACAAGGTACTGACATCAGAGGAGCTATCGAACTGGCTGAAAATGTTACTCGTACATCTCAGCACCAGAAAGCGTTGGTGATTATTTCAGATGGAGAAGATCATGATGGGGAAGCTGTAAAAGCAGCTCAAAAGGCATCAGAAAATGGGATTACCATATTTACGGTTGGAGTAGGTACGGAAGAAGGCGCAATGATCATGAGCAATGAAAATGGCAGATCTGCATACAAAACAGACGAAGAAGGGAATCCGGTCAGAAGCCGTTTGAATATCGATATGCTAAAGGATGTTGCCGGAGCAGGAGGTGGATCTTTTTTTCTGATAGGAGAAGGGAGCGATGCTCTTTCTGAATTAAAAGTACAGTTAGAAAAAATACAGAAAAGGGAAGTTGACCGAAAATCATTTACAGAATATAACAGCTATTTTCCGTATTTTATATTTTTGGGAATCGTTTTACTGATGGTTTCATTTTTTATAAATCCTGTTAAAAAAACTGTATGA
- a CDS encoding VWA domain-containing protein gives MLQYFENFHFSAPWWLLALAVIPILIYFYFFRIEKKEAPLIISDLKSVENIQSLKGKLYKYLPVLKVLALILLIIALARPQLTLTEETVKAEGIDIILAMDLSSSMLAKDFNPDRLEVSKLVATEFVDKRPYDRIGLVVFAGESFTQCPLTTDHNILKDFLSGLQIGMLEDGTAIGMGLATAVNRIKDSEAKSKIVILLTDGVNNAGYIKPITAAEIAAEFGIRVYTIGVGTMGQALSPVNRRMDGQYIYGLTNVEIDTELMKQISGMTGGKYFRAVDRQSLEEIYREIDKLEKTEMEISVFKRYKEMNRIFLYPAMLLWLVFIILRLSIFRTFT, from the coding sequence ATGTTGCAATATTTTGAAAACTTTCATTTTAGTGCTCCCTGGTGGTTATTGGCCTTGGCGGTCATTCCGATTCTGATATATTTTTACTTTTTCAGAATAGAAAAAAAAGAGGCTCCACTTATTATTTCAGATTTAAAGTCTGTTGAAAATATTCAAAGTCTCAAAGGAAAATTGTATAAATATTTACCTGTTCTCAAGGTATTAGCTTTGATTTTGTTGATTATTGCATTGGCAAGACCACAACTCACATTAACAGAAGAAACGGTGAAAGCCGAAGGAATAGATATTATCTTAGCGATGGACTTATCCAGTAGTATGCTGGCCAAAGATTTTAATCCGGACCGACTTGAGGTCAGTAAGCTTGTGGCTACTGAATTTGTAGATAAGAGGCCTTATGACAGAATCGGATTGGTTGTTTTTGCGGGAGAAAGTTTTACGCAATGCCCATTGACAACCGATCATAATATTTTAAAGGATTTTTTGTCCGGTCTTCAGATAGGCATGTTGGAAGATGGCACTGCAATCGGTATGGGGCTCGCAACCGCAGTAAACAGAATCAAAGACAGCGAAGCCAAATCCAAAATCGTCATATTACTCACAGACGGAGTGAACAATGCGGGATATATCAAGCCCATCACAGCAGCGGAGATTGCTGCTGAATTTGGAATTAGAGTTTACACCATTGGCGTTGGTACGATGGGGCAGGCACTTTCGCCGGTCAATCGAAGAATGGACGGACAATATATCTACGGGCTAACCAATGTAGAAATAGACACAGAACTCATGAAGCAGATTTCCGGAATGACAGGCGGTAAGTATTTCAGAGCAGTTGATAGACAAAGTCTGGAAGAAATTTATCGTGAAATAGATAAACTTGAAAAAACAGAAATGGAAATAAGTGTATTTAAAAGGTATAAAGAGATGAACAGAATATTTCTATATCCGGCGATGTTGCTTTGGCTGGTTTTTATTATTCTGAGGCTCAGTATTTTCAGAACATTTACATAA